The DNA region CAAGTGTGtgcgctgtgtgtgtgttcgctatgtgtgtgtgtgtggatgcgGGTTGTCTGTTTATCTCGCAGTCGCGGCTGCGGGGTCAGAGGTTATCGCGTGGCCCGCGAACGGAGCACTTGAAAGCCTGAAAACGGTTTGTAGTCGAACGAGTGTCGCAGTGCCAACAAGTCGGCGATGAAGCAGTTCCTTGTGGCCTTACTGGCCGCCTTATTGGTGGCCGCCGTCCAGGGCGGAATTCTAAGCAGGATTTTCCACAAGGAGTCCACCACTACAACAACCACGACAACAACGACCACCGAGGAGCCACGCCAACCCTTATTCATCAACAATAATGTGCCCGTAATACCGCAGGACTGTTCGGCGCATTTCAAGTGCAAAAAGAAGTTGGCCGATGTGGCAGCTCCACGACCCTGTGTGAGGTACTGCCTCCACCGGATCAGCTGTCCCAATGACCAGAACACCTTCGGCACGCCCAACCAGTGCGTCGATCTCGACGCGCAACAGGTCCACGCAGCCCATGTGGCAGCCACGGAGTCCCAGGGCGACGGCAATGCCACCACCGAGAAGCCCATGATGGTGGCCATGATCGACTTTCCCTGCCAGCCGGGCTATCTGCCCGACCATCGTGGTCGCTGTCGGGAAATCTGGTGATTCCGTTGGCTGCCGTGACTCGTGTTGGCTGCATAATTATACCTGTggaattttctgtttttatatgcatatgcCTGCTCTAAATATAATCAAATCACAATAAAACCCAATAGATCAGGCCCGTGTGTTCGAACACAGTGAACAATTTGATAAGTGTTTCTGGTGGTGTAAACACCTCTAATCTGAGTAATGATTGTGTTATCAGTGAACTGAGcatttgaaattaaatcaaatgttttcATTATATACTTGTGGGAAAAATGTAGTTTTAAAACAATGCGATTTCGGCTGGCACTTTAAAAAGCATTCTAggccaattttaaaaaagaatctTGGCTGAATTTAAAATGATGAATTAAaaggataaataaatataaaatagcttataatttacaataattttCAACTAATTTTCA from Drosophila santomea strain STO CAGO 1482 chromosome 3R, Prin_Dsan_1.1, whole genome shotgun sequence includes:
- the LOC120453891 gene encoding uncharacterized protein LOC120453891, whose translation is MKQFLVALLAALLVAAVQGGILSRIFHKESTTTTTTTTTTTEEPRQPLFINNNVPVIPQDCSAHFKCKKKLADVAAPRPCVRYCLHRISCPNDQNTFGTPNQCVDLDAQQVHAAHVAATESQGDGNATTEKPMMVAMIDFPCQPGYLPDHRGRCREIW